In the genome of Bosea sp. ANAM02, the window GGGCCTTGTCCTGCGTTTCCCAGGTGAAGCCCTCGCCCATGCTGTGCCAGTTCACCTGGTCGCCGAAGGCTTCCAGCGCCTTGCGCTCGCCGGTCGACCAGGCGCCCTTGATGAACTGCACCACGCCGATGCGCCAGCCATGGCCGAGCGCACGCAGGATCAGGCCGAACGCCGCCGTCGACTTGCCCTTGCCGGGGCCGGTATTGACGATCAGCAGGCCCTTTTCGAGCGTCTTGGAGGCGACTTCGGCGTCCTGCACCGCCTTGCGCTTCTCCATCTTCGCCTTGTGGCGGGCGGCGTCGTCAGTGTCCGTCATCATTTCACTCGCATCGGCAATCCGGCGACCATGAAGACCACGCTGGCCGCACGCGCCGCAAGCACCTGATGCAGGCGTCCCGCCTCGTCGCGGAAGCGGCGGGCCAGCGCGTTCTCCGGCACGATGCCGAGCCCGACCTCGTTGCCGACCAGCACGAGCGGCGCGGAGACGCGCTCGCAGGCGGAGATCAGGCCCTCGCGGGCGGCGGCCGTGTCGCGCTCGGCCAGGATCAGGTTGGTCAGCCAGAGCGTCAGGCAATCGATCAGGATCGGCCGGCCGGCCGGCTGGGTGGCGATGGCCCCGGCCAGATCGATCGGCGCATCGACCGTCTGCCAGCCGGCCGGGCGGCGGGCGCGATGCTCGGCGATGCGCGCGCGCATCTCGTCGTCAT includes:
- the cobO gene encoding cob(I)yrinic acid a,c-diamide adenosyltransferase, whose protein sequence is MTDTDDAARHKAKMEKRKAVQDAEVASKTLEKGLLIVNTGPGKGKSTAAFGLILRALGHGWRIGVVQFIKGAWSTGERKALEAFGDQVNWHSMGEGFTWETQDKARDIAAAERAFAKARELMADPEIRLLVLDELNIALRYDYLPLAEVVAALAARRPDLHVVVTGRNAKPELIEAADLVTEMTLVKHHFAAGVKAQQGIEF
- the cobU gene encoding bifunctional adenosylcobinamide kinase/adenosylcobinamide-phosphate guanylyltransferase, translating into MPNEIPHLTLVLGGARSGKSRHAEALIEAWPSPWTYIATAQAYDDEMRARIAEHRARRPAGWQTVDAPIDLAGAIATQPAGRPILIDCLTLWLTNLILAERDTAAAREGLISACERVSAPLVLVGNEVGLGIVPENALARRFRDEAGRLHQVLAARAASVVFMVAGLPMRVK